In the Nitrosopumilus cobalaminigenes genome, CAATTACAGGAAATTTGGTCATGATGGCATCTGGAAATAAAAATAGTTTTGAGGAGTGTAAAATAGTCTTTGACACTATTGCAAGCAAAGTTTTCCACCTGGGTGAAAGTGGAGTGGCCCACTCAGTGAAACTGGCAATGAATCTTCAAATCACCATGTTAGCATTGGCATTATCTGAAGGTATCACTCTTGTCAAAAAAGCAGATGTCGATCCCAAAATATTTCTCGAAATTTTAAACTCTACATATTTCAAAACAGGAATGAGTGAAAAAAAGGCATACAAGATGATCGATGGCAAATACAATACAACGTTCACTCTAGCTAATTTGAAAAAAGATATCACCACGATTACAAATACTGCAAAAACTCTAGGAATTGAACTACCTATGATTAGCAAAGCTGAAGAAGTATATGAAAATGCAATCAAAGAAGGTCTTGGAGATATAGATTATACAGGAATTATCGAGTATCTTAAAAAAATTAATAGATAAAATAAGCAAAAATCACGAATAGAATTCAACAAAAATTCTATAAGTTATGAATACAGCATAGTATTATGCGATTAAATGAAAAAGTTGCCATAGTCACAGGAGCATCTAGTGACATTGGAAAAGGTATTGCAAAGAGATTTGCAGAAGAAGGTGCAAAAGTAATCCTAGTTGCAAGAAATTTGGAACGATTGGAAGCAACTAGAAAAGAAATTGGCAATGAAGAGTCCACAGCATCAATTTCATGTGATTTGACAGATGAATCCCAAGTATTGCAAGCTGTAAATCAAATTATGGATACATATGGAAAAATCGATATTTTGGTAAATAATGCCGGAGCAATTAATGACCCAATACATTTTCACGAAATGCAAGATGCAGATATTAAAAAATTAATTGACGTAAACTTGTTAGGAGTGTTTCATATGACAAAAGCAGCTTTAACAAAAATGTCAGATGTTAAAAATGGTGCAATAGTTAATGTGGGCTCAATTTCTAGTGAAAGAGCAATTCCAAGAGTTCACTTGGCAGTATATTCATCTACAAAAGCTGCAATTTCGATGTTTACAAAATCAATTGCAGTTGAATATGCAAGAAGAAACATCAGATGTAATTGTGTAAATCCAGGAATTATTAATTCTGGAATGATAAAACCATATCTTGATGATCCTCAAGCAAGAAAAGTTCTTGAAGAAAGATTGCCACTTGCAAGAGTTGGAGAACCAGAAGATGTTGCAAATGCTGTACTTTACTTGGCTTCAGATGAAGCAAACTGGGTTACAGGAACCATTCTAAATGTAGATGGCGGCAAAACAGCTTCAGAAGGATGAAAATCTTAAATTTGAAATTCACATACCTTATTTGTGGCAACTAGAGATGATCTAAAAAACGATATTCTAAAAGCTACAGAAGAACAGGAAAAATTAATGGCCCTAAGAAAACCATATCTCGGGTCTAAAGACAACGAAGATCAAATGAATGCATTTAGAATAACAACTCAGATTATGAAATATGAGGATTTTATTCGAGATACAGAAAAACAACTTAGAACAATGAAATAATTTTATACAAACGGATCAAGATGAAGAGATCTTATTTTTTTTAGAGTAAGCACGATAACTAACTCCAGTTACTAGCATTACAACCCCTGTGATTACAGACCATATCAAAAAAGATACAAGTTCAGATTCATCCATAGTTTCCTATGAAATGATAAACATCTAAAGTTTAGGTTGAGAACAAATTTTTCTCTCAAAGCATGAAACATCTAAATAGATTTGAAACTGACGGAATTTATGCCTGAATTTACATGTCCAGACTGCGGAAAACGACTATTTCATGAAAATGAAACAACATTAAAAGTCGAAGAGACAATTCATTCAAAATTCTGCAGAAAGGCAGAAGGAGAAACTCACAGTTTCATGCATAGAGATCCAGCACATATGGAAACTTTTGATTCAGAAAGAGAAAACGATTCCACAGGCACACCGGTATTAAAAAAATAACTAAACGACCTCAAAATTATATCCTAGGTAATCATCATTGAAATTAATTGTCTGAAGAACATAATTATGATTTAGTAGTTGTTGGGGGAGGACCTGCAGGATCGTCAGCCGCATTTGCAGCTGCAACAAATGGAATCAAAGTTGCGCTACTTGAAAAAGAAGAATCCATTGCAGAAACAGTGAGAACTAGCGGAGTCACATGGATTCAAAATATTAAAGAATTTGGAATTCCAGATGATTGTTTTAATCCAATCAAAAATTTTTCATTTTGTTCACCAAATAATGAAGTTACAATTAGCGATGTTGTTCCAAGAGCTGCAGTATTGGATGTCAGAAAAACATACAGATGGTTAGCTAATGAAGCAAAAAAACAAGGAGTGGATATTTTTGTAAAGATGAATATCAAAAATATAATCAAAAATAAAAACGGAGACATTATAGGAGTTAAAGGAATAGGTTCCAACGGAGAAACAACATTTCATTCCAAAGTGGTAATTGATGCAACAGGATTTCCTTCAACAGTTTGTAAAGCAATGGGATTTGCAACTCAATGGGAAAGGTTTGGCGCAGGTGCAGAATATGAAGTAAAAGCTGAAAATGTTGATGAAGATACATGGTGGTTAATGGTAGGGCAAGAATATTCCCCAGCTGGATATGCGTGGATTTTCCCATTAGGGAATAATATCGTAAGAATCGGTGTAGGGGTAGGAAAGCCTGAATCAAATGTCGACCCCACACAAAGACTCAAAGAAATCATGGAGAAAAAATTAGGCCCAATAAAAAAACTAGGAGAATTAACTGAGATAGAATTTCACTATGGGTTAATTCCCAATGACGGATTGTCTAGAAAAACAGTTTTCAATAATTTGATTCTGGTTGGAGATTCAGCAGGACAAGCAAATCCATTGGTATTGGAAGGAATCAGATATGCAATAAAATTCGGAAGAGTTGCAGGAAAAGTAGTAGCAGATGCAGTAAAGTCAGGAAAAACAGATGAAAAATCACTTTATCCTTATGAGGAGAATTGGAGAAAAGAGATTGAATCAAAAATTAATTCAGCAGGAAAAGTTCAAGATAGATGGATAGGGTTAACAGATGATGAATGGGACAAAGAGCTAGACATCATTAAAGAATTAAAATCTGAAGAATTCATTGATTTTATCAAAGCAGATTTTGGATTATCCAACATGATCAAACTAGCAACTCACCATCCAAAACTTGCGGTAAGACAGCTCTTTAATTTAGTAAAAGGGAAAAAATAATTATTTTACATTAAAGAAATCAGTGACTACTACATCATGATATTGTAATTGTGTAACATATACACCTGGTTCAAATGCTCTAGAAACAGTTTCAGTGAATAATCCCGAAG is a window encoding:
- a CDS encoding NAD(P)-dependent oxidoreductase codes for the protein MKKIGIIGLGMLGNAVALHLLNSDFEIIAYNRTKEKTNELREKGAIIASTPKEVAEKSELVIIVVKDADAVKQVSFEGNGIIKGIHEKLIVADMSTIDPSESKNITKKFLEYNINKLDIPVMGGPNVAITGNLVMMASGNKNSFEECKIVFDTIASKVFHLGESGVAHSVKLAMNLQITMLALALSEGITLVKKADVDPKIFLEILNSTYFKTGMSEKKAYKMIDGKYNTTFTLANLKKDITTITNTAKTLGIELPMISKAEEVYENAIKEGLGDIDYTGIIEYLKKINR
- a CDS encoding SDR family NAD(P)-dependent oxidoreductase; its protein translation is MRLNEKVAIVTGASSDIGKGIAKRFAEEGAKVILVARNLERLEATRKEIGNEESTASISCDLTDESQVLQAVNQIMDTYGKIDILVNNAGAINDPIHFHEMQDADIKKLIDVNLLGVFHMTKAALTKMSDVKNGAIVNVGSISSERAIPRVHLAVYSSTKAAISMFTKSIAVEYARRNIRCNCVNPGIINSGMIKPYLDDPQARKVLEERLPLARVGEPEDVANAVLYLASDEANWVTGTILNVDGGKTASEG
- a CDS encoding NAD(P)/FAD-dependent oxidoreductase; translation: MSEEHNYDLVVVGGGPAGSSAAFAAATNGIKVALLEKEESIAETVRTSGVTWIQNIKEFGIPDDCFNPIKNFSFCSPNNEVTISDVVPRAAVLDVRKTYRWLANEAKKQGVDIFVKMNIKNIIKNKNGDIIGVKGIGSNGETTFHSKVVIDATGFPSTVCKAMGFATQWERFGAGAEYEVKAENVDEDTWWLMVGQEYSPAGYAWIFPLGNNIVRIGVGVGKPESNVDPTQRLKEIMEKKLGPIKKLGELTEIEFHYGLIPNDGLSRKTVFNNLILVGDSAGQANPLVLEGIRYAIKFGRVAGKVVADAVKSGKTDEKSLYPYEENWRKEIESKINSAGKVQDRWIGLTDDEWDKELDIIKELKSEEFIDFIKADFGLSNMIKLATHHPKLAVRQLFNLVKGKK